One window of the Macaca thibetana thibetana isolate TM-01 chromosome 13, ASM2454274v1, whole genome shotgun sequence genome contains the following:
- the RPL31 gene encoding 60S ribosomal protein L31: MAPAKKGGEKKKGRSAINEVVTREYTINIHKRIHGVGFKKRAPRALKEIRKFAMKEMGTPDVRIDTRLNKAVWAKGIRNVPYRIRVRLSRKRNEDEDSPNKLYTLVTYVPVTTFKNLQTVNVDEN, encoded by the exons ATGGCTCCCGCAAAGAAGGGTGGCGAGAAGAAAAAGGGCCGTTCTGCCATCAACGAGGTGGTGACCCGAGAATACACCATCAACATTCACAAGCGCATCCATGGAGT GGGCTTCAAGAAGCGTGCCCCTCGGGCACTCAAAGAGATTCGGAAATTTGCCATGAAGGAGATGGGAACTCCAGATGTGCGCATTGATACCAGGCTCAACAAAGCTGTCTGGGCCAAAGGAATAAG gAATGTCCCATACCGAATCCGTGTGCGGCTGTCCAGAAAACGTAATGAGGATGAAGATTCACCAAATAAGCTCTATACTTTGGTTACCTATGTACCTGTTACCACTTTCAAAA ATCTACAGACAGTTAATGTGGATGAGAACTAA